One part of the Parabacteroides distasonis ATCC 8503 genome encodes these proteins:
- a CDS encoding sigma-54-dependent transcriptional regulator has protein sequence MEEKGKILIIDDNKDVLFALNLLLEPYMQKVKVTTQPARIEYFMRTFQPDVVLLDMNFHRDAVSGQEGFEYLGQILEIDPQAVVIFMTAYSDIEKAVKAIKVGATDFISKPWETEKLLATLSSGIRLSHSRKEVGRLREQMKAMKEDDTLPELIGESPAMLKVKDTIYKLVETDANILITGESGTGKDLVARLLRHYSPRRDDAFVTIDLGSIPEQLFESELFGYEKGAFTDARRSKPGRMEMASGGTLFLDEIGNLSLPMQSKLLTAIEKRHITRLGAVEPISIDVRLICATNANLRQLVGEGSFRQDLLYRINTIEIAIPPLRERGEDILMLADHFQRLYSRKYKKTIKGLSREAGSKLMKYPWPGNVRELQHVLERAVILNEGTVLRPDDFPLYTASYERKKELDPDLNLEQAERKIIERALRQSNGNMSYAAELLGITRFSLYRKIEKFGL, from the coding sequence ATGGAAGAAAAAGGAAAGATATTGATCATCGACGATAATAAGGATGTGTTGTTCGCATTGAACTTACTGTTGGAGCCGTACATGCAAAAGGTGAAGGTAACGACACAACCGGCACGCATCGAGTATTTCATGCGGACGTTCCAACCGGACGTGGTCTTGCTGGATATGAATTTCCATCGGGATGCCGTGAGCGGGCAGGAGGGTTTTGAGTATTTGGGACAAATCTTGGAGATCGATCCGCAGGCGGTCGTGATCTTCATGACGGCCTATTCGGATATAGAGAAAGCGGTCAAGGCCATTAAGGTTGGCGCTACCGATTTCATCTCCAAGCCGTGGGAAACGGAGAAGTTGCTGGCTACCCTCTCGTCGGGCATTCGATTGAGCCATTCCCGTAAGGAGGTAGGACGTTTGCGAGAGCAAATGAAAGCCATGAAGGAGGACGACACATTGCCGGAATTGATCGGTGAGTCGCCGGCTATGCTGAAGGTAAAAGACACGATCTACAAACTTGTGGAGACCGACGCGAATATATTGATTACCGGTGAGAGCGGTACCGGAAAAGATCTGGTTGCCCGTTTGTTGAGGCATTACTCGCCCCGGCGTGACGATGCTTTCGTGACGATCGACTTGGGAAGTATCCCGGAACAATTATTTGAGAGTGAGTTGTTCGGCTATGAGAAAGGTGCCTTCACGGATGCCCGAAGATCCAAGCCGGGACGTATGGAGATGGCTTCCGGCGGTACGCTCTTTCTGGACGAGATCGGTAACCTGTCCTTGCCGATGCAATCTAAATTGCTGACAGCTATAGAGAAACGTCATATCACCCGTTTGGGAGCGGTGGAACCGATCTCGATCGATGTTCGTTTGATCTGCGCCACCAACGCCAATCTGCGTCAGCTGGTGGGCGAGGGGAGTTTCCGGCAAGACTTGCTCTATCGGATCAATACCATAGAGATAGCCATACCACCGCTGCGTGAGCGGGGAGAGGATATCTTGATGCTGGCCGATCATTTCCAGAGGCTGTATAGCCGGAAATACAAGAAAACGATCAAAGGGTTGAGCCGGGAGGCGGGGAGTAAGCTGATGAAATACCCTTGGCCCGGTAATGTCCGGGAGTTGCAGCATGTTTTGGAGCGAGCCGTGATCTTGAACGAGGGTACGGTGCTGAGACCGGATGATTTCCCTCTCTATACAGCCTCTTACGAGCGGAAGAAGGAGCTGGACCCTGATTTGAATCTAGAGCAAGCCGAGCGGAAAATCATCGAGCGAGCCTTGCGGCAAAGCAATGGTAATATGAGCTATGCCGCCGAGCTATTGGGTATCACCCGTTTTTCCTTGTATCGTAAAATAGAGAAGTTCGGCTTATGA
- a CDS encoding ABC transporter permease — protein MLIHYCVIAFKNIWKYKVSASISILGLAFALVCFVPILYWMDHETAYDSFYKDSESIYRVYSVEKQSGKVNKGASKGIENSLREQVPAIEASTTLMLSTENCRTQATPYIQMNMLYTDSTFLEVFPQSFVCGEMSHPLQIVNNMILSESMAVRLFGDAEKAIGQPIHTLMRASLPPYIVTAVVKDPPAHTNLPFDAIINHNMIQHFSQLPPEAQWSFFVMDLYVKLHPSADPKAFANQLKELPERIGVNKEIELRILPIREIRHHLNEDTPFTLNFIGLFVVSGALLLFAALFNFLNSYMDLFRQRVREWRLRTVNGATRKQLIGQMSVELGCSVLASLLVALIFIVQVKPLFARWLEIDLEMGRFLFLFAGVGIGTFLILQCAGLVFFGQFSHTATTSLVPKETVKPLLLRRMAVTLQLMISILFIVASLVVMEQMRFVNQKDLGFDPKGLIQLSGFVDVSGKIESTLMQELSALPQVKSFTDTNFKPQHHVDPMAIFTNVEWEGKPLDTKVDFHLYGTDHRFGETFDLKMLMGRWWTEGNELSVVLNESAVRAMGLQDPVGSIIRMPWWSDFSVIKEYEIVGVVNDFHALSFRESIHPMLFIPSGGLVNNLYIRVIPGEEGDIAHHITELLPKIDPTLADTRITPIGTLYDQLNQSEIVGLKIFSFLAFACLLISLFGIYAVATASTKRRRKEIAIRKVVGSKASEIIFLFFKEYMRLIVIAGIIAFPISYLVMNYWLQGYAYRIQIQIWWLVGIFITITSMVLGTIREQVCKAANENPSEVIKSQ, from the coding sequence ATGTTAATACATTACTGTGTCATTGCCTTCAAAAACATCTGGAAGTATAAAGTCAGCGCCTCCATCAGTATCCTAGGGTTGGCTTTCGCCCTCGTCTGTTTCGTGCCCATACTCTATTGGATGGATCATGAGACCGCTTACGATTCTTTCTACAAGGATTCCGAATCCATCTACCGTGTCTATAGCGTAGAGAAACAATCCGGGAAAGTAAACAAAGGAGCCTCGAAAGGTATCGAGAATAGCCTACGAGAGCAAGTCCCAGCTATCGAAGCCTCCACCACGCTTATGCTTTCAACCGAAAACTGCCGTACCCAAGCGACTCCTTATATCCAAATGAATATGCTTTATACGGACAGCACGTTCCTAGAGGTATTCCCGCAATCTTTCGTTTGTGGAGAAATGAGTCATCCGCTACAAATCGTAAACAACATGATCTTGAGCGAAAGCATGGCGGTCCGTCTATTTGGCGACGCGGAAAAGGCGATCGGACAACCGATACACACCTTGATGAGAGCCTCCTTACCTCCCTACATCGTCACGGCGGTGGTAAAAGATCCACCGGCTCATACCAATCTACCGTTCGACGCAATCATCAACCATAACATGATACAGCATTTCTCCCAGTTACCTCCGGAGGCACAATGGAGCTTCTTCGTGATGGACTTATACGTGAAACTCCATCCAAGCGCAGACCCAAAAGCCTTCGCCAATCAACTAAAAGAGCTACCCGAACGTATCGGGGTGAACAAGGAGATCGAGTTGAGAATACTCCCCATCCGTGAGATCCGGCATCATCTGAATGAAGATACACCTTTTACCTTAAATTTCATCGGCTTGTTTGTCGTATCTGGTGCCTTATTATTGTTTGCCGCCCTCTTCAATTTCTTGAATTCCTATATGGATCTCTTTCGGCAACGTGTGCGGGAATGGCGTTTACGGACGGTCAACGGCGCTACGAGAAAGCAATTGATCGGACAAATGTCTGTCGAGTTAGGCTGTTCCGTACTTGCATCCTTGTTGGTAGCCTTGATCTTCATAGTCCAAGTCAAGCCGCTTTTCGCCCGATGGCTAGAGATTGATTTGGAGATGGGCCGGTTCCTGTTTCTTTTCGCAGGGGTAGGTATAGGTACATTCCTCATCCTCCAATGTGCAGGATTAGTATTCTTCGGGCAGTTCAGCCATACGGCAACCACCTCGCTCGTTCCCAAAGAGACAGTCAAACCCCTTTTGTTACGCCGCATGGCCGTGACCTTACAATTGATGATCAGTATCCTGTTCATCGTAGCATCGCTGGTTGTCATGGAGCAAATGCGATTCGTAAATCAAAAAGATTTAGGTTTCGATCCAAAAGGCCTTATCCAACTATCCGGCTTCGTAGACGTATCCGGAAAAATAGAATCCACGTTGATGCAAGAGTTAAGTGCCCTGCCGCAGGTCAAAAGTTTCACCGACACGAACTTTAAGCCTCAACATCATGTCGATCCCATGGCGATCTTCACGAATGTGGAATGGGAGGGAAAACCGCTGGACACAAAGGTGGACTTCCACCTCTATGGAACCGATCACCGATTTGGTGAGACCTTCGACCTAAAGATGTTAATGGGCCGATGGTGGACAGAAGGCAACGAACTTAGTGTCGTGCTCAACGAGTCGGCGGTTCGTGCCATGGGCTTACAAGACCCAGTCGGCAGCATCATCCGTATGCCGTGGTGGTCAGATTTCAGCGTGATCAAAGAATACGAGATCGTCGGTGTCGTCAACGATTTCCATGCGCTATCTTTCCGGGAAAGTATCCATCCGATGCTATTCATTCCTTCGGGTGGACTGGTGAATAATCTGTATATCCGGGTCATACCGGGCGAGGAAGGAGACATCGCCCACCATATCACGGAGCTACTGCCCAAGATAGACCCGACATTAGCGGATACCCGGATCACCCCGATCGGAACGCTTTACGATCAACTGAACCAATCCGAGATCGTCGGGCTGAAAATATTCTCGTTCCTCGCTTTCGCCTGTTTGCTAATCTCCTTGTTCGGCATCTACGCCGTCGCTACAGCCTCCACGAAACGGCGGCGTAAAGAAATCGCTATCCGGAAAGTAGTAGGCTCGAAAGCCTCCGAGATCATTTTCTTGTTCTTCAAGGAATACATGCGATTAATTGTCATCGCCGGAATCATCGCTTTCCCGATCAGCTATCTCGTCATGAACTACTGGTTGCAAGGCTACGCCTATCGCATCCAAATCCAGATCTGGTGGTTGGTGGGAATATTCATCACCATTACCAGCATGGTTCTAGGTACGATACGTGAACAGGTATGTAAGGCAGCCAATGAGAATCCGTCGGAAGTCATCAAGAGTCAATGA